A region of Thermovibrio ammonificans HB-1 DNA encodes the following proteins:
- a CDS encoding DNA topoisomerase type IA zn finger domain protein — translation MEFTQKTNLFPYPDLFVFVDRICPVCGSPLSVKRVNGKEFVTCTNNRCNYFENSNLHRTERGETL, via the coding sequence ATGGAGTTCACCCAGAAAACGAACCTTTTTCCCTACCCGGACCTCTTCGTGTTTGTCGATAGAATCTGTCCCGTATGCGGTTCTCCCCTGTCGGTAAAGAGAGTTAACGGAAAGGAGTTCGTTACCTGCACAAACAACAGGTGTAACTACTTCGAAAACTCTAACCTTCATCGGACCGAGAGGGGTGAAACTCTATAG
- a CDS encoding molybdenum cofactor biosynthesis protein MoaE → MRPSVDELLSRVKARSNPENLGMVLVHNGVVRATSRNGSTVRGMKLSVNRERLRELIKETESRSGIEAVEIWINEGELSVGDDIMVVVVAGRFRSDVLPAFEELISKIKREVVVEEEV, encoded by the coding sequence TTGAGACCCTCTGTAGATGAACTTCTATCTCGGGTTAAGGCCCGCTCAAACCCTGAGAACCTCGGTATGGTCCTTGTCCACAACGGCGTTGTAAGGGCCACTTCCCGAAACGGAAGTACCGTAAGGGGTATGAAGCTTTCGGTGAACAGGGAGCGTTTAAGGGAGCTCATTAAAGAGACCGAGTCCCGCAGCGGCATAGAGGCTGTGGAGATCTGGATTAACGAAGGGGAGCTTTCCGTTGGCGACGATATCATGGTTGTTGTGGTTGCCGGCCGCTTCAGGAGCGATGTTCTCCCTGCTTTCGAAGAGCTTATATCGAAAATAAAGCGGGAGGTTGTTGTTGAAGAAGAGGTTTGA
- the msrB gene encoding peptide-methionine (R)-S-oxide reductase MsrB, whose product MKKRFDGFHLTPFEKWVIFNKGTEPPFTGKYWNHFEEGTYHCKLCGAPLFKSEHKFLCYSGWPSFDGAIPGAVREVPEEFPDDRIEVVCANCGAHLGHVFYGEGLTPKNVRYCINSASIEFHPSRSDEG is encoded by the coding sequence TTGAAGAAGAGGTTTGACGGCTTCCACCTGACTCCCTTTGAGAAGTGGGTCATCTTCAACAAGGGAACCGAGCCGCCTTTCACCGGGAAGTACTGGAACCACTTTGAAGAGGGAACCTACCACTGTAAACTCTGCGGTGCTCCCCTCTTTAAGAGCGAGCACAAGTTCCTCTGCTACAGCGGTTGGCCCTCCTTCGATGGGGCGATTCCCGGGGCCGTCAGGGAAGTCCCCGAAGAGTTCCCCGACGACCGCATAGAAGTTGTTTGTGCCAACTGCGGGGCCCACCTCGGCCACGTTTTCTACGGTGAGGGGCTTACACCCAAAAACGTCCGCTATTGTATCAACTCTGCCTCTATAGAGTTTCACCCCTCTCGGTCCGATGAAGGTTAG
- the ccsA gene encoding cytochrome c biogenesis protein CcsA, with translation MEKLLAAVGLLGFLLAAVKREGLLLLIPAISLLAAIAAESLKLGYPPLFSGYYAIALFGALFALSGFSLKANPKFVGTVGAVVTAILLALNPQVKEIPPIVRTPLFFIHVGTAMVSYSVFAVAAIYAIWKGASKEEIEPLTVAKWGFWLFTLSLWVGAVWAFLAWGDLFPVDPKSLLSLGFWLYCGALLHLPFDSKLQRVKEIGVVGAGLYVLFLFLGVNFLLGGSHGF, from the coding sequence ATGGAAAAGCTCCTCGCAGCGGTAGGGCTGTTGGGTTTCCTATTGGCGGCAGTCAAAAGGGAAGGTTTGCTGCTCCTAATCCCTGCAATCTCCCTGCTGGCGGCAATAGCGGCAGAGAGTTTGAAGCTCGGCTACCCTCCCCTTTTCAGCGGCTACTACGCAATAGCCCTTTTCGGTGCGCTCTTTGCCCTATCGGGCTTTAGCCTCAAGGCAAACCCAAAGTTCGTGGGAACCGTAGGAGCGGTTGTTACTGCCATTCTACTTGCGCTGAACCCCCAGGTTAAAGAGATTCCCCCGATAGTGAGAACCCCTCTCTTCTTCATTCACGTTGGAACGGCAATGGTCTCCTACTCCGTATTCGCAGTGGCGGCAATTTACGCCATTTGGAAGGGGGCTTCCAAAGAGGAGATAGAACCGCTTACCGTAGCAAAATGGGGGTTCTGGCTGTTTACCCTGTCGCTTTGGGTGGGAGCAGTGTGGGCGTTCCTCGCGTGGGGAGACCTCTTCCCGGTAGACCCAAAGTCCCTCCTATCGTTAGGGTTCTGGCTCTACTGCGGAGCGCTCCTGCACCTGCCCTTCGATAGTAAACTCCAAAGAGTAAAAGAGATAGGAGTAGTCGGAGCCGGCCTTTACGTCCTCTTCCTCTTCTTGGGAGTAAATTTCCTCCTGGGCGGAAGCCATGGATTTTAA
- the moaCB gene encoding bifunctional molybdenum cofactor biosynthesis protein MoaC/MoaB produces MKTVDVSAKFDNLRTARAVGRIKLSPETVELIREKRIPKGDVIAAAQIAGIMGAKKTPELMPFCHPIPLDHVEVNLKLGEDFVEAEAEVRGIWRTGYEVEAMNAVMMALLTVYDMCKAFDSSMVIEGVRVVHKSGGKSDWAEDLSGLKAAVVTVSDSAYRKEREDKSGPRAVELLKEFGAEVIGYTVVPDEKEAIKKALESFKEQGANIIVTTGGTGFSPRDVTPEATQELLYKEMVGFSEAMHLLGVRFTPKALMSRAKVGLLSPRCMVVNLPGSTKGVEQNLKMFAPLFKHALKMAAGGGH; encoded by the coding sequence ATGAAGACGGTAGACGTTTCCGCCAAGTTTGACAACCTTAGAACCGCCCGAGCCGTTGGCAGGATTAAACTCTCCCCGGAGACCGTTGAGCTCATCAGGGAGAAGAGAATCCCCAAAGGAGACGTTATAGCCGCCGCTCAAATAGCCGGTATTATGGGGGCGAAGAAGACCCCCGAGCTTATGCCCTTCTGCCATCCTATTCCCCTCGACCACGTTGAGGTGAACCTGAAGCTCGGGGAAGACTTCGTAGAGGCCGAGGCCGAGGTCAGGGGGATTTGGAGGACCGGCTACGAAGTGGAGGCCATGAACGCAGTTATGATGGCCCTTTTAACCGTTTACGATATGTGCAAGGCCTTCGACTCCTCTATGGTTATAGAGGGCGTTCGGGTTGTTCACAAGAGCGGAGGGAAGTCCGACTGGGCCGAAGACCTCTCCGGCCTTAAGGCTGCCGTTGTTACCGTAAGCGATTCTGCATACCGGAAGGAGCGGGAAGATAAGAGCGGTCCGAGGGCGGTTGAGCTCCTCAAGGAGTTCGGAGCCGAGGTTATAGGCTACACTGTGGTCCCCGACGAGAAGGAGGCTATAAAGAAAGCCCTTGAAAGCTTTAAAGAGCAGGGTGCCAATATCATAGTCACAACCGGCGGTACCGGTTTCTCTCCCCGTGACGTTACGCCCGAGGCCACACAGGAGCTTCTCTACAAAGAGATGGTAGGCTTCTCCGAGGCGATGCACCTGTTGGGAGTCCGCTTTACACCGAAGGCACTGATGTCCAGGGCCAAGGTGGGCTTGCTCTCTCCCCGGTGTATGGTTGTGAACCTTCCCGGTTCAACCAAAGGAGTTGAACAGAACTTGAAGATGTTTGCTCCTCTCTTTAAACACGCCCTCAAAATGGCCGCTGGAGGTGGCCACTGA
- a CDS encoding molybdenum cofactor guanylyltransferase, with protein MCGGRSSRFGADKTLATFNGRPFIEKVLAAATQVAPTYLVSKNPLKFHFLLGRYRFGLVVEGEGVYSPLVGVRAALLQIPARALLFLPADLPFVSPELLRWIVSHPPPVVVKDSNRLHSLVTFLPKAAVTVVDSLLKRGEHRVFRLHRELKTEELPLHLFSHRDYSLKSLTNINRKEEYLETLCR; from the coding sequence TTGTGTGGGGGGAGAAGCTCCCGCTTCGGAGCCGATAAAACCCTCGCAACCTTTAACGGCCGCCCCTTTATCGAAAAGGTTCTGGCGGCCGCTACACAAGTAGCCCCTACTTACCTCGTTTCCAAAAACCCTTTGAAATTTCATTTCCTACTTGGCCGTTACAGGTTCGGACTTGTCGTTGAAGGGGAAGGCGTTTACTCTCCCCTTGTTGGTGTGAGGGCCGCACTCTTACAGATTCCCGCCCGGGCCCTCCTGTTTCTGCCGGCGGATTTACCCTTTGTCTCTCCCGAGCTGCTTAGATGGATTGTCTCCCACCCCCCTCCGGTAGTTGTTAAAGACTCAAACAGGCTCCACTCCCTTGTAACCTTTCTGCCCAAAGCTGCCGTTACGGTGGTTGACTCCCTTTTGAAACGGGGAGAGCACAGGGTATTCCGGCTCCACAGGGAGCTTAAAACGGAAGAGCTTCCATTACACCTCTTCTCCCACAGAGATTACAGCCTTAAGTCACTTACAAACATAAACCGCAAGGAGGAGTACCTTGAGACCCTCTGTAGATGA